The following proteins are co-located in the Castanea sativa cultivar Marrone di Chiusa Pesio chromosome 8, ASM4071231v1 genome:
- the LOC142605568 gene encoding uncharacterized protein LOC142605568, producing MECCRERPNRSDTQLSVEEEAKLEAKAREYFDETAPKRHTKPQRSEYSTQYVDALSNSNNDNNNNNNNNFIPELVEFQRLENDPQKLIYNGGKVTEEFVETEYYKDLNCVDKQHHTTGTGFIKMGDNNGQCFHLEPESDTSCHTSCQCNPATNDWIPGSANMVIHASDKPKRSEN from the exons atggagtgtTGTAGGGAAAGGCCAAATAGGAGTGACACTCAGTTGTCGgtggaagaagaagcaaaattgGAAGCAAAGGCAAGAGAGTACTTTGATGAAACAGCTCCAAAGCGCCACACTAAGCCTCAGCGTAGTGAGTATTCTACTCAATATGTCGATGCTCTCTCAAACTCAAAtaatgacaacaacaacaacaacaacaacaatttcaTCCCCGAACTCGTTGAGTTCCAACGTCTCGAAAATGATCCTCAg AAGCTGATCTACAATGGAGGCAAAGTTACAGAGGAATTTGTGGAGACAGAGTATTACAAGGATCTCAACTGTGTTGACAAACAGCACCACACG ACAGGAACGGGGTTCATCAAAATGGGGGACAATAATGGCCAATGCTTCCACCTAGAACCTGAATCTGATACCAGCTGCCACACCTCTTGCCAGTGTAACCCAGCTACTAATGATTGGATTCCGGGTTCTGCTAATATG GTTATTCATGCTTCAGACAAGCCAAAAAGGAGTGAGAATTAA
- the LOC142607709 gene encoding DExH-box ATP-dependent RNA helicase DExH11 — MDRIEAANELSFRVGFSGHSGHLRVEPISTVEHPDPVNSLPDFILPPAFPRETPDSIKTYVEETYLSPRLDPEEFSPEKVGRQWDFDWFGRAKVPLEPSLPRSIVVPTWELPFRRQKKGSMQEIWEPKSVQVDVSELIVGAQDSLPRTAGPAKDFLRGSINNRPFRPGGLDESQSLERIHPEGASNGEWVREVLNGGPAQTVTPSLKKGMDLGNLKVYPSSWNVYKDQSSIKSTSDEKLGELSVQFDDLFMKAWEDDVVPEYEGDGPLSEAESVKLEDESNKTDVSSSPNEPELSLLDDIFSVESGGSTTKLDGISDGGGQQKQQAWAVIGGGEGIAERFHELVPDMALDFPFELDKFQKEAIYYLERGESVFVAAHTSAGKTVVAEYAFALASKHCTRAVYTAPIKTISNQKYRDFCGKFDVGLLTGDVSLRPEASCLIMTTEILRSMLYRGADIIRDIEWVIFDEVHYVNDVERGVVWEEVIIMLPRHINFVLLSATVPNTVEFADWIGRTKQKEIRVTGTTKRPVPLEHCLFYSGELYKICENEKFMPQGFKNAKDAFKKKNLTGVGGGTGSYVGVPAAIDGRAQRREHSNRGKQNKHSGSQNLGNFTGTVGGNRNYGNSQNNWGSRRSDANLWLQLINNLSKKSLLPVVIFCFSKNRCDKSADSMYGTDLTSSSEKSEIRVFCDKAFSRLKGSDRNLPQIVRVQSLLHRGIGVHHAGLLPIVKEVVEMLFCRGVIKVLFSTETFAMGVNAPARTVVFDTLRKFDGKEFRQLLPGEYTQMAGRAGRRGLDKIGTVVVMCRDEILEESDLKHVIVGSATRLESQFRLTYIMILHLLRVEELKVEDMLKRSFAEFHAQKKLPEQQQLLMRKLAQPTKAIECIKGEPAIEEYYEMYSDAEKDGSSISEQVMQSPAAQQFLSPGRVVVVKSTSAQDHLLGVVVKAPSANNKQYIVLVLKPNLPVTAQSSQASSNSQDKRNVDFPDGYFMVPKAKRALEEDYCSSVTPRKGSGVINIKLPHCGAAAGVSYEVRGVDVTGFLCICNCKIKIDQARLLEDSSSVAYSRTVQQLLELKSDGNKYPPALDPKKELKLKDMNLVEDYNRWTDLLEKMSKNKCHGCIKLEEHIKLAKEIKRHKEEVNALKFQMSDEALQQMPDFQGRIDVLKDIGCIDADLVVQIKGRVACEMNSGEELICTECLFENQLDDLEPEEAVALMSAFVFQQKNTSEPSLTPKLSQAKKRLYDTAIRLGELQAQFKVQINPEEYARDNLKFGLVEVVYEWAKGTPFADICELTDVPEGLIVRTIVRLDETCREFKNAAAIMGNSALYKKMEIASNAIKRDIVFAASLYITGV, encoded by the exons ATGGATCGAATCGAAGCAGCAAACGAGCTCTCTTTCCGGGTCGGGTTTTCCGGCCACAGTGGCCATCTCAGGGTGGAGCCAATCTCCACCGTCGAGCACCCCGACCCCGTCAATTCTCTTCCCGATTTCATTCTG CCACCTGCATTTCCGAGGGAAACACCTGATTCGATTAAAACGTATGTAGAAGAGACATATCTATCACCTAGATTAGACCCTGAAGAATTTTCACCTGAAAAGGTTGGAAGGCAGTGGGATTTTGATTGGTTTGGAAGGGCAAAAGTGCCCCTAGAGCCATCATTACCACGCTCTATTGTGGTTCCTACATGGGAATTGCCATTTAGACGCCAGAAGAAAGGGTCGATGCAAGAAATATGGGAACCCAAGTCTGTTCAG gTGGATGTATCAGAATTAATTGTTGGTGCTCAAGACTCTTTGCCACGCACAGCTGGACCTGCAAAGGATTTTCTAAGGGGCAGCATAAATAATCGCCCTTTTCGTCCTGGAGGTTTGGATGAGTCCCAGTCTTTAGAAAGGATTCATCCTGAAGGTGCTTCAAATGGTGAATGGGTACGTGAAGTTTTGAATGGTGGCCCTGCTCAGACCGTTACTCCAAGCTTGAAGAAAGGGATGGACCTTGGCAATCTCAAG GTTTATCCATCCTCATGGAATGTTTACAAGGACCAAAGTTCGATCAAGAGCACATCAGATGAAAAGCTG GGTGAGTTATCTGTACAGTTTGATGACTTGTTCATGAAGGCTTGGGAAGACGATGTTGTTCCTGAATATGAGGGAGATG GTCCATTGTCGGAGGCAGAGTCTGTTAAATTGGAAGATGAATCAAATAAGACTGATGTGTCCAGCAGCCCAAATGAGCCTGAATTATCTCTATTAGATGATATCTTTTCAGTTGAATCAGGAGGATCAACGACAAAATTGGATGGCATAAGTGATGGTGGTGGACAGCAGAAGCAGCAG GCCTGGGCTGTTATTGGAGGTGGTGAAGGGATTGCAGAGCGCTTCCATGAACTTGTTCCTGATATGGCATTAGATTTTCCCTTTGAATTGGATAAATTCCAGAAAGAG GCTATATATTATCTTGAAAGGGGAGAGTCTGTTTTTGTGGCTGCTCATACATCAGCTGGAAAGACGGTCGTTGCAGAATATGCGTTTGCTTTGGCATCAAAA CATTGCACAAGAGCTGTATATACCGCTCCTATTAAAACCATCAGCAATCAAAAATATAGGGATTTCTGTGGGAAATTTGATGTTGGACTTCTCACTGGTGATGTTAGCTTGAGGCCAGAGGCTTCGTGTCTCATCATGACCACTGAAATATTGAGGTCAATGCTTTACCGGGGTGCAGATATTATACGTGACATTGAATGG GTTATATTTGATGAGGTGCATTATGTCAATGATGTTGAAAGAGGTGTTGTTTGGGAAGAAGTTATAATCATGCTTCCAAGACATATTAACTTTGTTCTCCTTTCGGCCACG GTACCAAACACGGTTGAGTTTGCTGACTGGATTGGGCGGACAAAGCAAAAGGAAATCCGCGTAACTGG GACTACGAAAAGACCAGTACCACTGGAGCACTGCCTATTTTATTCTGGAGAACTTTacaaaatatgtgaaaatgaaaaatttatgcCTCAGGGatttaaaaatgccaaagatgcattcaagaaaaagaatttgACTGGTGTTGGTGGTGGTACTGGATCTTATGTTGGGGTCCCAGCTGCTATTGATGGCCGAGCTCAGAGACGCGAACATTCTAATCGTGGCAAGCAGAATAAGCATTCTGGGAGCCAAAATCTGGGGAACTTTACAGGGACTGTTGGGGGGAATCGAAACTATGGGAACAGCCAAAATAACTGGGGGTCAAGGAGATCAGATGCTAATCTGTGGTTGCAGCTTATTAACAATCTATCAAAGAAATCTCTATTGCCT GtggttatattttgtttctcaaagaATCGCTGTGATAAATCAGCTGATAGCATGTATGGAACTGACCTAACTAGTAGTTCTGAGAAAAGTGAGATTCGTGTTTTCTGTGACAAAGCATTTTCCCGACTAAAGGGATCTGACAGGAATTTACCACAG ATTGTTAGAGTTCAAAGCCTACTTCACAGAGGGATTGGTGTCCATCATGCAGGGCTGCTTCCAATTGTCAAGGAAGTAGTTGAGATGCTTTTCTGCCGTGGTGTAATCAAG GTTCTATTTTCAACGGAGACATTTGCAATGGGGGTCAATGCTCCAGCTAGAACG GTTGTTTTTGATACTTTAAGGAAGTTTGATGGCAAGGAATTTAGACAATTATTGCCAGGAGAATATACTCAAATGGCAGGCCGTGCTGGCAGAAGAGGACTTGATAAAATTGGTACAGTGGTTGTTATGTGTCGTGATGAAATCTTAGAAGAGAGTGATTTGAAGCATGTTATAGTTGGAAGTGCAACTAGGCTTGAGTCTCAGTTTCGGCTGACCTATATCATGATTCTACATCTTCTCCGTGTTGAAGAATTGAAG GTGGAAGACATGCTGAAAAGAAGTTTTGCTGAATTCCATGCTCAGAAGAAGCTTCCAGAGCAACAACAACTTCTAATGCGAAAGCTTGCTCAACCCACAAAAGCTATTGA ATGTATAAAAGGTGAACCGGCCATTGAGGAATACTATGAGATGTACTCAGATGCTGAGAAAGATGGCAGTTCAATATCTGAACAAGTAATGCAGTCACCTGCTGctcaacaatttctttctccTGGAAGAGTGGTAGTTGTGAAATCTACATCG GCCCAGGACCACTTGCTTGGAGTTGTTGTGAAAGCACCTTCTGCTAATAACAAACAATACATTGTTTTAGTGCTGAAACCTAATTTACCAGTAACTGCACAAAGTTCCCAGGCTAGCAGTAATTCACAAGATAAAAGAAATGTCGATTTTCCAGATGGTTATTTTATGGTACCAAAAGCAAAACGTGCCCTTGAGGAAGACTATTGTTCTTCTGTCACTCCTCGCAAAGGATCTGGAGTCATCAACATAAAATTACCTCACTGTGGTGCTGCTGCTGGGGTGAGTTATGAGGTTCGAGGAGTTGATGTCACAGGGTTTTTATGCATATGtaattgcaaaataaaaattgaccaaGCTCGACTTCTTGAAGATAGTAGTAGTGTTGCTTACTCCAGGACAGTTCAACAGCTATTGGAACTGAAATCTGATGGAAATAAGTACCCTCCAGCCCTAGATCCAAAGAAAG AGCTAAAGTTGAAAGACATGAATCTTGTGGAAGATTACAACAGGTGGACTGACCTGTTGGAAAAGATGTCAAAGAATAAGTGCCATGGGTGTATAAAATTGGAAGAGCACATTAAGCTAGCAAAAGAGATAAAGAGACACAAAGAGGAAGTCAATGctctaaaatttcaaatgtcAGACGAAGCACTTCAGCAGATGCCAGACTTTCAGGGTCGA ATAGATGTTCTGAAAGATATTGGATGTATAGATGCTGACCTTGTAGTTCAAATAAAAGGCCGTGTTGCTTGTGAGATGAACTCAGGGGAGGAGTTGATTTGCACAGAGTGTTTATTTGAGAATCAGCTAGATGATCTGGAACCAGAAGAAGCAGTGGCATTAATGTCAGCCTTTGTGTTTCAGCAGAAGAATACTTCTGAGCCTTCTCTTACTCCCAAGCTGTCTCAGGCCAAAAAGAG ATTATATGACACAGCAATAAGACTTGGGGAGCTTCAAGCCCAGTTCAAAGTACAGATTAACCCTGAAGAGTATGCCAGAGACAATCTCAAGTTTGGTCTTGTAGAAGTGGTTTATGAATGGGCAAAG GGCACTCCATTTGCAGATATCTGTGAACTCACAGATGTTCCTGAAGGCCTGATAGTGCGCACCATTGTAAGACTGGATGAGACATGTCGTGAATTTAAAAATGCTGCAGCTATTATGGGTAATTCTGCACTCTACAAGAAAATGGAAATTGCTTCCAATGCAATAAAGCGAGACATTGTTTTCGCAGCTAGCTTGTACATCACTGGAGTGtaa